The following proteins are encoded in a genomic region of Amphiura filiformis chromosome 11, Afil_fr2py, whole genome shotgun sequence:
- the LOC140163602 gene encoding methyltransferase-like protein 27 — MAMKDDKLALTYNQGLPSSHDGLRILYDQWADSYDQDYKRFGYQGPQVTASILADYLPDKNARILDFCSGTGMVGEQLKMHQFINIDAIDMSPSSIKVSEEKQIYKTLICSKIGSNPLDIKCGKSSNALHF, encoded by the exons ATGGCCATGAAAGATGACAAACTTGCATTGACATACAACCAGGGACTGCCAAGTAGCCATGACGGTTTGCGCATTCTATATGATCAATGGGCAGATTCTTATGACCAG GACTACAAACGATTTGGCTACCAAGGACCTCAAGTTACTGCAAGTATACTTGCTGATTACCTGCCTGACAAGAATGCCCGAATTCTCGATTTCTGTTCTGGTACCGGTATGGTAGGCGAGCAG CTTAAAATGCATCAATTCATTAACATAGATGCCATTGATATGTCACCGAGTAGCATCAAAGTCAGTGAGGAAAAAcaaatttacaaaacattgaTCTGCTCCAAGAttggttcaaatcctttggaTATTAAATGTGGTAAGTCATCTAATGCTCTTCACTTCTAA